AGATCTAGCTAGAGTAGCAGTTTTAGAGAATAAATCCCCAGCACAGCTATTCCAAGTTTCCTTGACCATATCCATATAGTTATCATGCTGCATCCACATCGCTTGAAATCTGAAGGGAGAGTTTCTCCTAATTAAACTCCTGCAATGATTGAGCTTGACTAAAATAGGGCAGTGATCAGACTTCATTCTAGCCAAGTGCACAACACAAGCATCAGGAAAAAGGATCCTCCAATCACAATTACAAAAGCATCTATCAAGTCTTTCTTTAACTGTATTATTCTTCCAAGTATAGTCAGCACCTTGATAACCCATGTCTATTAACCCATTCCTACCAACCAAATCTTGCAAGCCACCAAATTTAAAAAGTTGGGAGACACCAATCTTATCAGAGTAAGACAACAATTCATTAAAGTCTCCCACAATCATTCCAGGGAGATTAACATGTTTATAGAGATTATCTAAATAACTCCATAGAGCACCTCTAGAAGTATTATAGGGGCTAGCATAAATACCAGTAAGCATCCAAGTCTGAGTACCACTCCAAGAGACTTTCACAGAAATACATTGAAAGGTGGTATCAATAATGTCTATAGTAACCTTATTTCTATTCCAGAAGAACCAAAGACCACTAGAGAAACCATTAGCTTCCCTAACTTTGAAATCAGTGAATCCAAGAGAAAGTAACCATTTCTTAGCCTTCTCAAATTGAATACGAGgttcacaaacaaaaagcaagtCAACTTTATGCATCTTAACTAGATCCTGAATAGAGGATCTAAATTTCTCACTAGCAGTTCCACGAGAATTCGAAAACAGGTTGTGATCCATTAGCACTTAGGGAGGAGAGGGTAGAAGCCCCATTTAATTATCAACCACACCTTCCCCAGCTGAGGAAGGCAGGTTATCATCATTAATCAAAATGCTATTAGCAGCAAAGGTCTCTTCAACAAAACAATCAGAGGCACAGTTATTGGACTGTTGTTTGTCAGTACACATAGATATCTCTTCAGGAGGGCAATGACCAAAGATAGCAGAAATTCCATTACCAAACACATTAGTATCAGCATTTTCAAAAGAGAGCTTTTTGAAAATAAGAGACTGGTGTTTAGGATTAGAAGAAATAGTACCTTTGGCTTTCCTTTGATATTGCATAGCCTGCTTTGGAGCATTGCAAGTGTCAACATTGGACACATCTTTCATTGGGACTCTTTGCACAATTTTAATGATTCCAGAGGTGGAGGCACTCAGACCTGAGTCACTGGTTACTGAACGTACTCCAGCCTTGGCAGAGCTAGACTTTGTGAAATTCTTCTTCTTATCCTGGAAACTAGTCCACAATTTTACAATTGGGGGGGGTTGAAGGCTTGATAGTATTCTTAGCAATGGTCTCAGATTCATTAGTAGGCATAACAGCCTCATCCTGCAATATAACAAATCTAGATCCCTTGTTGGTATTTTTCTTTGGTCCTCCACCTTCATTGGTCTTCTTCTTATTTATGAAATTCATCAGCATCCATGGTCCCATGTCCTCCTTAATAATAGAAGGTTTAGCTTGAGAAGTGTCCATATCCTGTTGTAAATCAGCTTTGTCCACAGGACCCATAACCTAGTCAATAGAGTTGCCGACAGTCTCATTAGCTTGAGGATTAGCATTTGGCCTAGCAATTATAATGGGGCATTTATCCTTAGAGTGACCAAAGCAACTGCACTCAAAGCAGATCATTGAAATTCCTTCATAAACAACATGGTAAGCAACAGATTCCACCTCCACAAAAGGACACAAGGGCTTGCTTAGATCAACTTCAATACAAACTCTGGCAAATTTGCCTTTGGCTTGACCAAGAGTAACTTGATCGACCTTAACAACATCACCTATAATGCTGCCAATCTTAGCCACAAAATAATCCTTAAAGTATTTGACAGGGAACCCACAGATTCTAACCCATAAAGCCATTTTCCCAATAAACTCGTTCAgaggatcaaaatccggtctcCACTTCCTAACAATTAAGGTTTGACCAGCCAAAATCCAGGGACCCCCACACAGCGCGCTATTCATATCATCTTCCAAATTGAATTTGACAATGAAGAAGTCATTAGGAAGGTCAATGAGGTGCCAGCCCCCTTTGACTTGCCATTTCCTTCTCAATCCTTTCAGCATGAAATCGAAGGTGTTTGTAGAATTTGGTTTACCCATGAGCTTAACAACAACAGCACATCGCCAATCAAAGTCAAGTTTATTGTGTACCTTCTCAGAGAACGAGACGTTCTGGCCATGTTTGCCTTGGGTGTAGATGCAATCCTCATTAGTGAATTTGAAGTCCTCCGTCATGGTCTTGCTGTAGCGATCAACCGAGTTTTTCAGTTTGCTCGCATAACTCGCAGCAGGTTGTTGGGTTTGAGTGGTTTGAATGATAGAGTAAGATCTTCCATGCGAAGTGCTTCGAGGTCAGAAGAGATATCACCTCCCTTCTTTGTACGTTTCCACTGCATCTGAAAATCGCGCTCCGCCGCTTCCCGGTGGAAGGGCGGACAACACGAACGCTGGGGTAGCCACCAAAGAAGCTCAGGTAGCCGGAGAAGGCGGAGAGATTTAGAGTTGACAGGCCAATCGGGGAAGAAGATGAGTAGCAGATGGGTTTTGGGGAAGGGGCGTGAGGCGCGTTTAGaaagcaaaaaacaaaaaagtcttCACCTTTTATTTGCAGCCAATAATTTGATgggtctttatttttttttttatggaagaGAACTCTATATTGGTTGTCAAAttgattttttgggtttttagatGGCACCAAAACTGATGTTGCAATTTAGTTATGATGATGGTGGTGCCATCTTACTGCTATACAGAAGCTAAACGTTCAAAAGTGATGTAAGTGACATGGGTGAtgaaagaagaaggagaagatgttGGTGTCAGAAGAAACCGAATATGTGTGGTGGTTGCGGGGAAGCTAACCAGTGCGGTAGGTGATGGGAAGTAGTTTAGTGCGGT
Above is a genomic segment from Rosa chinensis cultivar Old Blush chromosome 3, RchiOBHm-V2, whole genome shotgun sequence containing:
- the LOC112194471 gene encoding uncharacterized protein LOC112194471, yielding MTEDFKFTNEDCIYTQGKHGQNVSFSEKVHNKLDFDWRCAVVVKLMGKPNSTNTFDFMLKGLRRKWQVKGGWHLIDLPNDFFIVKFNLEDDMNSALCGGPWILAGQTLIVRKWRPDFDPLNEFIGKMALWVRICGFPVKYFKDYFVAKIGSIIGDVVKVDQVTLGQAKGKFARVCIEVDLSKPLCPFVEVESVAYHVVYEGISMICFECSCFGHSKDKCPIIIARPNANPQANETVGNSID